The Apodemus sylvaticus chromosome 19, mApoSyl1.1, whole genome shotgun sequence sequence AAAGTAAATCAATATATGAAAACTAGTAAATCctaaaagggagggaggggtcaCAGCAGTGCTTTGGGACAGACCGTATGCTATTTAGCCATGAGCTATCACAACCGCGGTGTTCTTCCACAAATGCCATTGTGTACATAAAAGCCACTCTTACTCTCGCACTGTTGTTATTTTGGAAGGTTACCTACCACTCCATCCCAGGGTCTCAGtttgcagccttggctgtcttagaactcattatgtagaccaggctgaccttgcgCTCGGAGACCCAcctcctagtgctgagattaaaacaagtgtgccaccatgccagcctggtttatttatttctattttatgtgtatgagtaatTTGTCTTCATGTGCACCACAAGCATTCAGTGCCTCTGTGGGCTGctgccacgtggatgctgggaaccaaacccgggtcctctgcaagagcagccagtgccctaaccactgagccacatcgtCGGCAAGCACACTGGCTGTCGGGCTGGAGGAGGGGAGCGTTCGTTTAACAAGTATGAAACTTCAGTTTAGTAGACAATGTTTCCCAGTGGGATAAAGGTGAACTTAAACAAGTGTTAATGTAGCTAATGTcacaaaagcaaacatttaaaagCCATGATTTCTAAGTTGAGTATGTATGTAGTTGAGTTAGTAGAGTGACTGCCAAGAATGCACTAAGTTCTGGGTTTCTTGCCCagctaaaaaaaataacatgCCCACCCATCTACTataattctgtctgtctgtccttctctcctcctggtgCTAAGAATCAAATCCAGAAGCCAAGTGTGAAAGCACAGGCctttctttaatcctagcagtcaagaggcagaggcagaaggacctctgtgagttcaaagccagccttgtctaaagAGCTacttccaggatagcctgggctatgcagggaaaaacctgtctccaaaaacaagcaagcaaacaacaacaaaaatagtccAGGATTTGAGCATGCTGGAGAAATACTCTGAGCTACACCCTCTCAGCTATTACCTTGTTTTGAGTAGAGTCTGattggtagcccaggctggccacagacagaaatatccttctgcctctgcctcaaaggccctgggattacagttgtgcagACCATGTTCAGCTGTAGTTTGTCACAATGAACAACAGCTCAAGGGCCTGGCTTTGGCCTACAGGGCTCGCTGTGACCACACCATCCACAGCCTTCCCAGATCCTCACAGGGATGGGTTCCTGGGCACAAGTCCTCCCTTACTTCCTCAGGCTAGCTCAGATGGCAGCTCCTGCAAGGACACGCCCTCCCCACGGACTACACCAGACCTCTTTCACCGCACCTGTCACCAGTGTTTCTGATCTAAGgtcttctccctcccacccccactcccccgcAGAGCACAAAGAACATGACATTGGGGACGCTCCTTATTGCAGTTTCCCCAGGGCCCAGAACTGCACCTGGGCGCACGCAgggctcagtaaatatttgttgagtaaATGTCAGGCTCCCAGATCAACACATGACGACACAGCAGAGACTGGCGCACAGCGCTATGGGGCCTTCCTGAGGaataaggcagaggcagacgcTCTCACAGGCCGGGCGAGAATCAGGACTGGATGTGAGAAGATGGAGGAACCTCACTCTTACACTGTAGGGATGCCAGAGTCCTGACTCTGGTCTTCTTGAGATTTTacctggtttggtttttttgggtttttttggcttttttttttttttttggtttttcaagacagggtttctctgtgtagccctggctgtcctggaactcactctgtagaccaggctggcctcgaactcagatatccacctgcttctgccccccaagtgctgggattaaaggcgtgcaccacaactgcccagctggttttgttttgtttttgtttgtttgtttgttttgagatatttTTCTGTGCTGCCCTGGAATTTACTATATAGatcacgctggccttgaactcagagatccacttgcctctgcctcctgggattaaaggtgtgtgccacctcaccCAGCAGTCTGACTTTGACACTACGTTCTAGTTACCTAAGACACTGCCTCTAGGAAAAATCTCCACAGGGCATACACAGGACTTTGATAAACCATCTCTGAAACTTCCTAAGAATCCATGATTACTTCAAAATTATGTGTACaaaaatgtagcccaggctggcctgatatTCACTAGGTAGTCCAAGGCTGGGACTTCCGACCCTTcctttacctcctgagtactgggatctgGCCCTTTGAGGTTGACCGTGGGGCCTCCGGCTCGCTCCACAAGCACTCTACTAGCTGAGACACACCTCCAGCTGCCAAACTTAAGACTTTTTATACCAGTTTGCTTGCttgtattttgttctgttttgagagagtctcactatgtagccctggatggcctgaaACAGGGACCCACccgctgctgcctcctgagtgccaggattaaataTTGCTGGCAATAAATATATCcagttttttgtgttgttttaatgAAGTGATCTTATTGTCTTTCCCATACCCGTACTGAACTTCTGGGCTCAAGTGATCTTCTTGCCTCGGATTCAAACTTTCTACAAGGGTCAAGTATgcagaatacttgcctagcatgtgcaagtcCCTGGGTCTGATCCCCAGCCCCGccaagaagggagagagagggagacactgGCTGTGGCAACAATGCCCGCCACTTGGGACGAAGGCAGGAGGTCCACCAGTCAAGCCTGAGCTACACACTGGGACCATGCCTGTCTCTAAAGCATCCGCCGCAGGGAGCTCTAGCGGCCAGGCTTGGGAGCTCAAGATTGGTGGAAACTGGAGAAACAGTCTTCAGCCCTTCTAGTCCCACATTACCTCGACTGCCACGGAGTGATAACCCCGTCATCAGGACCCCCAATCAGCACCAGACGGCCCACACGAAGGAAGTTCTTCCGCCATGCTGTAGAGACAGAAGAAATGGAGTCAGCCGTACGTTTCGGTAGGAGCAGCAGAGGGGACACAGGTGGGAGTGGGGTCTTACCAGTGGCATTGGGATGGTCTCTCTCCCCATTGATGAGGGCCAGAAAACTGCTGGCATTGAGGTACAAGTCATCGTGGTGAGGATCTGTGTGCGAACAGCAGTTAGGAGCTGGGGCGTAACGAGCCAGGTGCCTGCCTAGTACGCTTCAGGCCCTGGGTGCTGACCTCAAGTACCGCGTGAACCAGGAGGCGTGGAtgacacacacctgcaatcctagcactcaggaggttaagccaggagaagcagaagttcaaaatcacccttggctacacagagagttcgAGGGCGCTGGAGGGCTGGCTTTGTAATTAagggcacaggctgctcttccaggactcgggttcaattcccagcacccacatggaagatCGCAACTTTAACCTCattcccaggggatccaataccttcttctgggtTCCACAGGCAACAGGTTATGTACATGGTACACAAATATGCAGGTAAAACAACAcgtatgaaattaaaaaaaaaaaaggaagggggaaaagcaTAATGGGAAGGAAAATGAGGCAGGATGGTCAGGAGACTACAGTGATAGTGAAGAccggggctgggaagatggctcagtgggtagagcacccactgctcttccaaaggtcctgagttcaattcccagcacccacatggcagcacacaatggtctgacgccatcttctggtgtgcaggtgtatatgcagacaaaatacccatatacatcaAGTACATAAATATAAATCTCATAACTCTAGACATCCAGCTGcacaagagaagaataaaaataacttcGAAGTAATGGAAGGcagttttgggatttggttttgtctgttcttctgagacagggtctatttagtcctggctgtcctggaactcctccaCAATTCAGGGCAGCCTATGTAGCTTCAAGCACAGAGATCattgtgcctctgcctctcaagggctgggattaaagacagggACCATCACAAGCCGGCTGGAAGGCACTTCATCTGGTACCCTGTGTGAGCCAGTGATCAAGACTGCGGCACTGTCGTCGAGATGACGCTTACATCCACCTCCCAAGGTACATGCTTTATTACTCTACAGAAAAAGGAGACTAGTTCCCGGAAAGCTAAGTAAGTTACCCAAGGTTACCCAACCAACTTGGGCTAATCTATACTAGAGGTTGGCCCCATGGACCGAATCCTGTCATTCATTTCTGTAAGTACGAGTGGGGATAGGCCATTCACTTCACACCGCAGCACCTTGTGCGACCCACAAGGGTGGAAAGAGAATGGACTCTCCATATATttcacgcgcgcgcgcgcgcacacacacacacacacacacacacagagaataacaGTAAagataagcctttttttttttttaatttttgcatcAGACTACACTGAGGCCACTGGCCAGTTTGCATACCACATTCTGAACAGTGTCTATTTTGTTTATAAGTGTCGGATAAATGGAAGCTATTGCTTTGGTTGTGTCAGGGTAGGAGCAGcaggcccccccacccccacagcaccGCGACCACAGAGGCCCAGCACGCCAACCCCCCACTCACCATGCCAGTAGTTGCAAATGGAAAATTCCTGGCCCCAAGGACTATAGCAGATCCGGTAGAGGTTAGACCGCATGGAGGTAGGGAACAGCCACTTCAAATAGTCCGTGTCTAAAAGGAGAAAGgcgggctgaagagatggctcagtggttaagagcaccgactgttcttctgaaggttctgagttcaaatcccagcaaccacatagtggctcacaaccatctgtgatgagatctgactccctcttgtggagtcagaagacagctacagtgtacttaaataaataaataaataaataaatcttaaaaggagAACAGCAACTCCAAGGGGCCTCAAACCCTCGGGGCCCGGACACGCCACCTCCTATTTCCCCACAGTGCCCACTCACCTCCATACTGTCCCATctgtggagaggagagggagatgaaaGAATCCACGTTGTGGTCGTCCATGACAGACAGCAAAGCCCGGCACACCAGGCCTCCTGGAAGCAGAGCGCCAATGTTGGAAagggctttttgtttattttaagatttatttattgttatacatGTATTATTATAcattgtatctgtcttcagacactccagaagaccacattggatttcattacagatggtggtgagccaagCCAAATTccgtggttgctggaatttgaacttgggaagagcagtcagtgctcttaatcactgagccatttctccagctccagaaaGGGTTGAAGTGACCCTTGCTTCCTGTCCCTCAGAATACCAAAAGTTAGGACTGAGATCCGAGCCTGCTGACATTACTCCGTGTCAACACAGGTCACATGTTACATGACACGTGACAGGCACGGTGTGAGTTTAGGCCTCTCTAACTAATATGCTTTTAGCTGCTCTCCAAATCCTTAAATACAAGAaccgctgggtggtggtggctgcaccacacgcctttaatcccagcacttggaaggcagcggcaggcggatctctgagtttgaggccagcctggtctacagactgagttccaggacagccagggctacacagagaaaccctgtctccggggtggggggtggggggaaccaaaccaaaccaaacaaaccaagaacCACGGCCACTGAGGACAGAAGGAATCCTCCCTCCCATTCAGGACACAAACGCCAGAAAACACGCCCTAGATAAGTAAGGGTCACGCTCAGAAGGGGGTTGGGAGTTAAGCGTGTGTGTTGCCTACCCTGGGAGTAGCAGAGAAGGTGCACCCCTTCGGGGGCCTTTTCCATGATGGGGGCCACAGCCTCTCGGAACCCTTGTACCTGTTCCCACAGGGGCCGCAAGCTCTCTCTGCCATCGAAGAGATCAAGCACTGTCACCACAGTCCCGGGGTGTGTCTGTGGGAAAGGGGCAATGCAGCCACTGGGTTGGACCGTGGAGGCCAAGTGTAGTCACGGTGCTTGCAGGAACCCCGCCCCCCAACTCTTCCCCATGCCAGGAGCAGTGCCCTGAAGAACTGGCCTAGAGCAAGGGGATGTCTTTCATCTGCCCACGCTTCCTCCCCCAGCCACTGTAGAGCCACCCGGTATCCCGACAGACCTCATTGATATAGTCCAGCAGGTGGCGGAAGCTGTATGAACTGTCAAAGAGCCCGTGCACCACGATCACTGGCTTGTAGGACCCGCGGTGGGCTGCGGGGGCCGCGGGCATCAGCAGCGGCAGGAAGGGCAAGAGAAGCAAGGCCCACGCCGAAGGAAGCCTCTGCCTCCATAGCCCCGGCATGCTCCCGCCTGAGAAGGAACGAGAGGCTGTGAGGGGGACGACCCCCACTCCCAACAGACTCACAGCAAGCAACTCTCCGGCCTCCGCTCCTACTCCTGGTCCTTAGGATAGGCTACTTTTAACTTACTCCATCCAGATGGCTCGGCACAAACACACCCCCCTACCACCGCCATGCACCAATGCTCACCCTAAGTCCCGCCCCCAACTTGGCCCCCAAGGGACTTGATCCCAAGGCCCAGGTTCTTCCTTAAGCATCACCTCGGCCATGCACCGCTCCGGGATCTGCAAAGGCCCGGAACAGCGGCCCAGGACACACGGAGAGTGGAAACTCCCACCTGGCCTGTGTCTGGAGGCTTCGTTCCGCCAGCTGTTTACTTGTACCTAGCCTGGAATCCACGAGGTACCGGGGAGGGGGGGGACAAGGAGAGCGCGCAGGGGGATGACGGACAAGGGGGCTCGGGGTCGCGCAAAGCCGTCACGTCCGGGGCTTTCCCTGGCAACAGGGCGAGCGTCCCCTGCAACGCGGACAGCGGACCGGAGGGGCAAATGGAACATTCCATTGCACCCAAAGAACTGGGGAGGAAATAGGCGGAGCGATCCATTTAGCCGGATGGGGAGAAGCAACCGCGGAAAAGGTAATCCTGGGTATCTAAAGAAGGCTTCCTAGGCTTCAGCTGCACCCAGCCACCCAGGGCTGCAACTTCCCCTCCTTGATGCGCCCCACTTTCCAATCCAGGCTGTCTGGCTTCGCAGCAGAGCCCAAGAGGACGAGAGAGGGGGGAGGTTAGGACTGACGGAAGGCGACTCCCGCTTCTATCGCTGGACGCCAGGCGTGTGGCAGGCCACCAACCGCCCCTGACGAGCCCCTCTTCCCACTGCCGCCTGCCCTCCCGCCCCGGATCAGCGCCTTACAACTCTTCACTTTGAAGTGCGTGTCGTGCCCTTGTCTCCGGAGACGCCGAGAGTCCTCCAGGCCCCTCGAGTGAAGTGCAGCCTGACCCACTTTCTCTGGCCCTACTTTTATCTCCGCATTCACGACCCACCCTCCAAGACCCACCTTCTATGGGCGTGGAGCCCCGTGGGCTTCAAGGACTCACCACAGGATTTCCACCAGTCTTTCAATCCTGAGTGACCCCAACAGTCTGCTCCTCAGATCCCTGCGGGCTGCTGGCGACACAGACCCTACCAGGGCAGCCTGACTTCCTCCGCGCTGCGGGCGGGCGCTGGCACCACCCGGCCTACCTGTGACCCCTGCGCGCGCCGGAGTGCCCCGGGATAGCCTTTATCCGTCAGTGCTTTTACTTAGCAATTAAATTAAGTTTGCAGGATTTCTGAGCTTGCCGGAGACTCGAGGCCTGTACTCAGGGTCTTTGCTCCGTCTAAAGTTAATAAAGCGTGTGTTGAAGATGGTGTGGGAGGGATGGGTCCAAGGTTCCCTCTGATCCATACACGCTTGAAAAACCAGAACCGCCGGTATGAGGCTGTGATGTTAAAATTTCTCAGACCTGGAAAGAGCTCAAGCCAGGGCTTGGAGACTGCTCTCCGGGACACACCGGAGGGGCTCTGTCCTAGAGCAGCTGTCTCAGGAGAGGGTTGGAAAACCCTAAAGGGGTAGGgtatttctgattctcctgctagGTTTCTGCAAAAAAAGGCTCAACTGGTGAAATCTTTGTAGACGGCCTATcctcaccccacctccccacccacgcGCTTGCAAGgcacaaaaagcaaataaaaagacTTGAAGTCACCGCTGTGTCTCGGGTTGACTCCGGGGGTGGATCTGCATcttggggcaggaggagggggaagatggGGTGCTTTAAGGAATGGTTATGAATGCTGACTGGACCAAGAACTCTTCAGCCCCCAACAAGCACGTGTTCCAAACCGGCCTGTCACAAACACGCAATTACAGCTTGCTTCCATCTGACAAAGCATTTCGGCTCCTTATAACCCTGGAGAAAAGAGGCCCCTGTGTACCCCCACAGGTGCCTTCTCTCTTTCAGCCACCTTCAGATTCTTACCTCTTTCGCCAGCAGTGCAGGCCCAGGCTGAATGTCTGGGGGTCTTTCTGACCCTTTTGGTTCCCAtctttgtacagttttctctcacaCCCGGTTCTGTCTCTAACTGGAGAAACCTAGAACTATCTTGCAGGACATTctgagggaaactgaggaaacaaCCCCTTAGGTGAGCAGGGTCTGGATATAAGTGTGGTAAATCCATTGAGCTGGCTTCTTCCCACAATATAATCACTACAGCGAGTCTTTGCGGAGAGACTCTAGaggtttctctctccctccctccttcgcTTAGTCCCACCCGCTTTGCCTGGTCTTGCCTCGCGGTTTCCATGACAACTCCAAGGGAGCCTAAACTGGGGGCTTGAATGCCAGggtgagaggaggaaagaggtggTCCAGGAGCGGAGAGAAACCGAGTTGGGGAGGGACTTTTGAAGCTCTCCCCATCCCTGTCTCGGTCCCTTTAAGCTCCCCCCCAGCCACCCCCCCTCCAACACACActgtcttcttctctccatttctgtgctgctgctgctgctgctactgctgctgcgcCGCCGGCTGCGCCATCCCGGACTCTGACTCCTGCGCCAGCAGTCGGGGGCCCTGACTCCAGCTTCAGAAACCCTGTCCCAGCGATTGCAAACATGTCGTCAGAAAagtcaggtaaaaaaaaaaacctatatatataatatatatgtatatatatgtatatatatatatataatcagtaaAATCCTTCCCCACCCCTCTGTCATCTCCTACCTAACCCCCACCTGCCCTAATCCCCCTCTTTGACCCCCCCCCGGGATGTTGTGTGGCTCAGTTCCGTTCCCCTCCTCCCCATGAgtacccccaccccttcccctttctATATCCCATCCTTCTGTTCCTTCCGGTCAGTCTGACTCCGTCCCTTGTCAACAACATTGGAGGGGGGgcagttttaaaaaggaaagggaggCACATTGAGGTACTGCAGGGGCATCATCTCTGAGAGTGACAGATGGACAATCACTGGTTCACTGGCATGGAGACACCCAGTGGAAAAATAACGGAGACTTGATGAGACTGGGTTGTTGGGAAAGTAATATCTAGAAGACTCCCagactccctttttttttttttttttttttttttttttttttttttgagatttccctatgtagcccaggctggtcccgAACTTCCCAGTTCTCCATCTTCCCACCTCTGTTTCACAAATACTAGGATGacagattacaggcgtgagccatcatgcctggccCCAGAAGCTTCGCTAGGGACCTTAATCGAGGCCATGAGATTCCCAGGCAAGTCCACCTGAAGCAGAGTGGAAACTGAGCGCGCATGACCCCTGTGACACGGCCACGcgtgcaggaagagagaggagcagCTCAGAGGGGACAGCCTGGATGAGGGTTGTGGTTGACAGCTCAAGTATGGGAGGAGTTGTGATGGCAAAAGTAGACTGGGCCAGGTGGCCTAGGTACAACCCTTCCCTGGCCCCAAATGGGCGATGTCGTTGGCTGTCTCCCCGTTGCTCTTTCTCCATCCCTAGCTGCTCGTGTCTTTTACCCTTCTGATctctgctgtcttctctctccccttatCCTTTCGTCGGCTTTTCCACGGCCAGGCCTCCCAGACTCGGTTCCCCACACTTCACCTCCACCCTACAATGCCCCCCAGCCTCCGGCCGAGCCCCCCATCCCGCCCCCACAAACGGCCCCATCCtcacatcatcaccaccaccaccattaccaccagtCTGGCACCGCCACCCTCCCGCGCTTAGGAGCAGGTGGCCTGGCCTCTGCTGCGGCCAGCGCTCAACGCGGTCCTTCGTCCTCCGCCACGCTGCCGCGGCCCCCCCCACCATGCCCCGCCCGGCCCCGCCGCTGGGGCTGCCCCACCCGGCTGTGCTACCTTACCCCGCATGCCACCCGACCCCTATCTGCAGGAGACTCGCTTCGAGGGTCCACTTCCCCCACCACCGCCTGCGGCCgccgccccgcccccaccagcGCCCGCCCCGACGGCCCAAGCCCCGGGCTTCGTGGTGCCCACGCACGCGGGGGCGGTGGGCACGTTGCCGCTGGGGGGCTACGTGGCGCCGGGCTACCCGCTGCAGCTGCAGCCGTGCACTGCTTATGTCCCGGTGTATCCGGTGGGCACGGTGAGTGCGGGGCTTATAAGATCtaggaggacagggaggcaggtgCCATAGGGACACCCGGGAAGCTGGGAGAGCGAAACAGAACCAGACCGACCGCCGTTCTGGTAACAAACCCTAGACAGAAGAGtggcaagagaagaaagaggcagTGGGTGGCAAAGTGGTGGAcccggggggagggggagcctgGGGGTCAAAGGTCAAGGATTGGGAGGTGGTTCAGAAGTCAAGAGGAGGTCTGAAAGAAGGAAACCGCTTGGCGGGAGAGGAAGAAATGGAACGTGGGAAGCCAggggcagaagagggcagaagCCTGGGCCGGAGATGCCAAGGAGGAGGGAAACAAGACCGGAAGGGCAGGCAGACCCAAAAGCCAGACCTTTCAAGACAGTGTGGGAACTTCCACGAATATGGaagttaatgactccatgaagGGAGGCCTAGGCCGACTTTACTGTCAGGAAGGATAGTgcgtgacccccccccccccaaaccttaGAATGGTGTTTTTAAAAACCTCTCTGCCAATTGGCCAGCCGCTGGCAAGCAACAGGGCTGTGGGTGTGACGTCCCTTTCCCTCACTGTCCTTCCCACAGCCCTACGCAGGCGGGACCCCCGGGGGTCCTGGGGTGACCTCCACTCTGCCCCCGCCGCCCCAGGGCCCAGGGTTGGCTCTGTTGGAGCCCAGGCGCCCGCCGCACGACTACATGCCCATCGCTGTGCTGACCACCATCTGCTGCTTCTGGCCCACAGGCATCATCGCCATCTTCAAGGCCGTGCAGGTGTGGGGCGGGGGCGGGAAGGAAAAGCTTAGGCTGGCCCCGGTTTCCTTAGTCCCGGGCATTGTGGACATATTCTTAGAGGGGGGCTCTCTGACCCGCTCCCCTCGTCCCTCCCCGGTAGGTGCGCACGGCCTTGGCCCGCGGAGACTTGGTGTCCGCCGAGATCGCTTCACGTGAAGCCCGGAATTTCTCCTTCATCTCCCTGGCTGTGGGCATCGCAGCCATGGTGCTTTGTACCATCCTCACGGTAGTCATCATCATCGCCGCCCAGCACCACGAAAACTACTGGGATCCCTAAAAACAGTCCCCCATCTCGGCCCCACTCCGTGCCCCCCAACCTCCCCGGCGCGTCGTGCAGTCCTGCCGCCTGTTCAACGCGCGCCCTGCACATCCTCCTGAGGCGCCGCTGGACTTCCAGACATCACAAACTCCGCCCCCACGGAACCTCTGGCCCAGAGAGTACGCTCAGTTCCTCAGGAACCTAACACCCACATCCTCAGCGGCGCTGGAATCCGCGCTAAACCCCGCTCCTCCAGTCGCCCCAATTCCCCACCCCATCAAAGTGCAGTGCGGGGGGCGGAGCTCTCCTGGCCTCTCCCCAGTAGGGAGTCAGGTCCCAGAAGCTCCGCCTCATCTGTAAGCCCCGCCCCAACTCTCACAAACCCCACCTTCAGGTCGGCAGGCTCCGCCTTCTTTTCGTCTTTTGGGGTGTTCAGTCAGGTGATTGGGTCTGTGAATCCAGGCCCAGCCCACATACAGACGGACTCGTCCCCCTACCTCCCTCATAGGACTCAGCCCTGGGAGAACTAGCCCCCCCACTCTGGCTCCGATTTTTGCCAGTGCGCAtttttctcctccccccaccccatctctgccTATTTTCTTGCTAATTACAGAACTTCCCGTTTTGCTGCTTTTGGAGTGAGATGTGGGAAGTTCCTGTTTTAGTACccctcaccctggaaaaagaaccAAATCCCTGCAATGTAAATACCCTTTCTACCTGTGCCAACCCTTGGGCATCGGGGGCAGAAGAAAATCCAGGGTTAAAGGGAAGGAGTCGACGCTCGGCCCCCCTGATCCCCTCAGTCCTAGACTTGTTTTGATCTGTGTGTCGTGTGTGAACTTCCAAGAGACagtattaaagacattttagtgGATTTATCACCCGCAGTTCCAAAGACCACAGCTCAGAGAACACCTGACCTTCTGTTCCGGTTCACTTTTCATCTTGTCGACCCCCCACGGGGGGTGCGGGGCACCAGCAGAGAAAAAAGCAAGCGGGAGGAGATAAGTTCCCCATGCCAGCAGAGAAAAGAGGGTCCCCGAGCCAGGCCTGCTGTAGGTCCTTAGCCCTAGCATCCGGGAGGAGAGTCAGGAGTTCCAAGCCATCCTCTACTCTATAGAAAGTTAGAGGTCAGCCGACCACAGcgaaccctgtctccaaagagagagaaggaacggCCTGGAGAAGACCTGGAGAGTCACTACTAAGGGATCCCCAATCCTGCTTTTCCCTCCCTTCTAAACTGGGCTTGGGGCACGGGGGTCGGGGGGAGGTCTTGGGAAGATGTGGACGGATGATAGCAGACCTCAGGGAAGAAGCTGATGGCGGATGGCTGGCGCGCAGAAGCAGGGGAGAAGCAGCAACTGCTCACAGCGTTCCTGGCCTGAGGCCGGACAGCTTACATCACAGCCCCACGCAAAGGCAGGCCCCGCAGAGAGCCGCTGGGGAGACGGCCAGCAGAGAGAGCCTCCCTAGTCTACCTGGGGCAGCTGTCCCAGCTAACCCCAGGC is a genomic window containing:
- the Prrt1 gene encoding LOW QUALITY PROTEIN: proline-rich transmembrane protein 1 (The sequence of the model RefSeq protein was modified relative to this genomic sequence to represent the inferred CDS: deleted 1 base in 1 codon), producing MSSEKSGLPDSVPHTSPPPYNAPQPPAEPPIPPPQTAPSSHHHHHHHYHQSGTATLPRLGAGGLASAAASAQRGPSSSATLPRPPHHAPPGPAAGAAPPGCATLPRMPPDPYLQETRFEGPLPPPPPAAAAPPPPAPAPTAQAPGFVVPTHAGAVGTLPLGGYVAPGYPLQLQPCTAYVPVYPVGTPYAGGTPGGPGVTSTLPPPPQGPGLALLEPRRPPHDYMPIAVLTTICCFWPTGIIAIFKAVQVRTALARGDLVSAEIASREARNFSFISLAVGIAAMVLCTILTVVIIIAAQHHENYWDP
- the Ppt2 gene encoding lysosomal thioesterase PPT2, with protein sequence MPGLWRQRLPSAWALLLLPFLPLLMPAAPAAHRGSYKPVIVVHGLFDSSYSFRHLLDYINETHPGTVVTVLDLFDGRESLRPLWEQVQGFREAVAPIMEKAPEGVHLLCYSQGGLVCRALLSVMDDHNVDSFISLSSPQMGQYGDTDYLKWLFPTSMRSNLYRICYSPWGQEFSICNYWHDPHHDDLYLNASSFLALINGERDHPNATAWRKNFLRVGRLVLIGGPDDGVITPWQSSFFGFYDANETVLEMEEQPVYLRDSFGLKTLLARGAIVRCPMAGISHTTWHSNRTLYDTCIEPWLS